The genomic interval TAATGAAGGGCGAAACGGGGAGAACGGGGAGAAGGTGTTTGAAACGCGTTCTTATTGTGCCGGAAAGCCCAGTTTTTCAAGACCTTTACGTGCCGCTTCCGCCTGGGGATTGGCGGCCAGCGCATGCCGGTAGTGTGTGGCGGCTTGTTCATTTCTGCCGGCCGCGGCATAGATGGCGCCCAGATTACAGTGGGCGCTGACATGTTTCGGATCGAGTTCCGTTGCGCGGACATAGTATCGCACGCCTTCGTCAATGCGTCCGACACGGACGAGCGCATTACCGAGGTCGTTGGCAAAATCCGCGTTTTCCGGGGCATATTCCAGCGCCAAGGCATATTCGGCAATGGCCTCTTCCATCTGTCCTTTTTTCATGAGTGCGTTCGCGATGTTCCAGTGACCATACGGTTCGCGCGGATGGATTTCTATCGCCTTGCGGTAGTTTGCGATGGCCTCGTCCAGTTTGTCCTGGCCGGCCAGCAAATTCCCGATATTGTTGTAGGCGAGCGGAAATCGCGGGATCAGCCTGACGGCCTCTTGGTAATGTTTCAGGGCGTTTTCCGCATCGCCCTTGCACGCATACTGGTATCCGAGGCTGTTGTGGATGTTGCCGTCGTTCGGCCGGACCCTGAGCGCCTCTTCATAGCGGGCGATGGCCTCGTCGCGCTTGCCCTGATCGGCCAGCGCGGTGCCGAGGTTGTTCAATACGAGCACATAATCGGGCATGATCGCCAGCGCCTTTTCGTATTGCTTGATGGCTTCGTCGTAATGGCCCTGCTTGTATGCTTCGTATCCGATATTGTTGTAGACCGTCGGATTGCGCGGATCGACCGTCAGCGCGTACTGATACCACTTGATCGCTTCTTCGGATTTGCCGAGGTTGGCGTATAGAAGCCCCAGATCGTTTGGAATGTTCGAGTTTGAGGGACTGTTCTTCATCGCCTTGTGATAGAGTTCGATGGCCGTGTCATATTGCTGCCGGCGTTCCGCGAGACCCGCAAGGTTGTAATAGGCATACTCGTCCGAGGGGCGCACCTCCAGCGCCTTTCGATAACGTTCTTCCGCCTCGTCGATCCTTCCGAGGCCGGCCAGGGCGTTTCCCCAGTTGTTGAGCGCCAGTGTGAAATCCGGCGCGATGCGCAGCGCTTCCTGGAAATGCCGGATGGCCTCCTCCGGCTTGCCGATCTGCATCAGGACCAGTCCAATGTCGTTATGCGCCCGGGCGTCGTCCGGGTTGAGCCGCAGCGCCTCGTTCAGTTCCGCGACAGCCTCGTCGGTTTTGCCCTGCGCGCCGAGTTCCCGGGCAAGCAGGTAATGGACATCCTGGTTGTCGGGATTGATCGCCAGCGCGTCGCGGTACCGTTTGACCGCCTCGTCGAACTTGCCTTGCGAGGCCAGAATCCGGCCCATTTTGTTGAGCACGTACGAGAACTGCGGATCCACGCGCAAGGCCTCTTCATAATGTTTCATCGCCTCGTCAATCTTGCCGCGCTCCGCGAGGATTTCACCGAGTTCGTTATGGGCGCGCGCATCATCCGGATTCAGCCGGATGGCCTCTTCAAAGTGGGGCGCCGCCTCGTCTTTTCGCCCCTGCAGCACCAGTTCGCGGCCAAGCAGATAATGCACATCCTGATTGTTGGGATTGACCCGGAGCGCGTTTTCATACCGGGCGAGGGCCTCGTCGTAGCGGCCCTGCGCGGTCAACAGACGCCCGAGGCGGTCGAGAACGTGTCCAAAATCGGGCGTCACGCGCAGCGCCTCGTTGTAATGCGCCTCCGCTTCCGCCAGTTTGCCCTGTTCCACCAGGAGCGCGCCCAGTTCGTTGTGCGAACGCGCGTCGTCCGGGTTGAGCCGAAGCGCCTCCTCGAAGCGCGCCATCGCCTCTTCCGTTTTGCCTTGTTCCGCGAGCATGTGCGCGATCTGGTAGTGCGGATCCTGAAACATCGGGTCTATTTGCAGGGCGCGGTTGAACTCCTCGAGCGCCGCCTCGTACTGGCCCCGTTCCGACAACAGCCGGCCCAGTTCGTAGCGCACGTATTTCAAGTTGGGATTCGCCTCGAGGCGCTTGCGATTGCGCGCAATGGCTTCCTCGCCGCGTCCCTGCCGGGACAGCATCGTGTCGAGCCGTTCGAGCACCTCGCCGTAATCCGGCGCGACGCGCAACGCCTCCTCGAAATGTTTTTCAGCTTCCTCCGTCAGGCCTTTCCGCGCGAGCAATTCGCCCAGTTCATTGTGGGCGCGCGCATCGTAGGGATTGAGTTCAAGGGCGCGCCGGTAATATTGTTCGGCTTCATCCGTCTTGCCCTGATCCTGCAAGGCTTGGGCTTGCAGGTAGTAAAGGTCTTGGAATTCCGGATCGCGCTTGAGCGCGGCGTCATAGTGTGCCGACGCCTCGACGGTCCGCCCCGCCGCGTTGAAGAGGTTGCCCAGCCGTTGGTGCATGTAGGCCGCGGTCTGTTCCATGTCCAATAATTTCCGCGCCTCGGCGATGGCTTCGTCAATTTTCCCGATGCGGAACAACGAGTCGGCCCGTTGGTAGTGCCATCGCGCACGATCCGGCTCATACGGAATATACGAGACCGATGCCAAACCGTACAGGACCGCCAAGGCCGCCCCCGCCCCGACCGTCCGCGGCCAATGGCCTTCGCGCGCCCAATCCCCCATGCGGCGCAATCCAAACGCGCCAACGAGAAAGAAAAGCGGAATCAATGGAATCCGGGCGCGGCCATTGACGAAAAACGGGATGAATGTCGCAAAATAGACCGCGATAAACACAAGGATAAGCACGCTCATTTCCGTGCGCGTGACGCCCGCCCCGGATGCCTCGCGCGAAACCGGCTGCCGCCATTCATGCCATAAAAGCAAGGCGAGGCCGAAAAAGAAAAGAGCCGCCGCCAACGGAAATCCGGGCAGGTATTTCAATGGCGCGTAGAAGGCCTTCTCGGCCTCGACGACCTTGTTGCACGTGATTTCCTTTGGACTCCAAAACAACACGCATTTCGCGAGCGCCAGTTTGAAGGTCCGCCATTTGTGTTCCCCGATGTAGGCCAGCGTTTGCCGGGTAAAAATTTTCGACGCTTCCGAATGGGTCAGATCCGGCTTGCCCACTTCCTTGCCAAGTCCCTTGACGACGTTGTCGTAGTCCCATACCGACCAACTGCCCGTGCCTTCAAGCCGTTGCAGGTAGGGGGTCCACGGCGTCACGCCGTCGGAATCCTCGCCGTTTCCAATCAGAAAATTTTCGCCGAAGTAGGTGGCTATCGGCACGAATTCGCCGGAAGCGACATAGTTGCGCACCGTAACAGGGGCGATCGTCAGCAGGGTTACCCCCAACAGCGCGGCCCACGAGGCCGGAATGCGCGCGATCGATCCGCGCCGCCATGCGATCCACGCCATCCATGCGGCGGCAAACGGACCGAAAGCCAGAATATTCGGCCGCATCAGTGCGTAAATCCCAAAAATAAGCCCTATCACGACGGCCCAGCGGACAGTCATGCGGTCTCCCCACGCACGCAACGCGAGAAACAGGCACGGTACCAGAAAAACGAACACGACCGGATCGTTCAGTTCGCCTTCCCAGTAAATGAACCCCCAATAGGTGGCCATGAAAAAGGCGGCGATCAGCCCTTCCTTCGCGCCGTACACGCGCTTGCCCAGCCGGTATACGAGCCAGATGCTCGCGAGTCCCAGCGCGAGATTGAAAAGGCGCGGCGCAAGGTAATTACCGTTGGCCAGCCAGTAGATGGCCGCAAGCAGGTAGCCGTGTCCCGGCGGACGAAAATACGGTGTGGTCCGCATGTGCGGATCGTTGCAGCCTTCGCGCACCGACCAGTCGCCCGAAATCAACGCGCGCGCATAGTAATCCTGCACATCCGGGTCCTGTTGCGGCGCGGCGAAATCCGGCGCGTCGAGAATCACGTCCAAATACCAGACACGCAACAAGAGACCCAGCAGGAGGATTGCCGCCAGCGCAAGCCATTCGCGGCGGGACTTTCCCGCTCGCGCGGTGTCGGGTGAGGAATCTTGGCTCATAATATGAGGGTATGGTACCGATTTGGACCGCAACGCATCAAACCGGCGTCGGCGGATTCAGGTATTTTGCCGCCATGCGACAGGATATACTATATTTCGGCCGGAATGCATGATGGCGTTGTGCAAACGGGCGATGTTCCTTGCCTGCCGGCATCCTGAAGTCCCGAAGTCGAACAAGGGCCGTCCGACCGCCGCCAGACTCCACGAGGTATGGGATGGGATCTTTGCTTGATCGCGCCGAAAAGACCATTCGGCATCATGACCTGCTTGCGCCGGACGATCGGGTTCTGGTGGCGTTGTCCGGCGGACCGGATTCCGTGTGCCTTTTGCACGTTTTGCGCGCGCTGGGATACCCGACGGGCGCCGCGCATCTGGATCATTTGACGCGGCACGGGGCAAGCACGCAGGATGCGGCATGGGTCCGCGAATGGACGGCCCGCCTCGGCGTCGAGTGCCATGTCCGCGAGAGAAACGTGACGGAAGAAGCCCGTGCAATGGGGGTGTCGTTTGAAGAACACGCGCGGGCGACGCGATACGCCTTCCTTGTCGAAATTGCGCGATCCTGCGGGTACACAGCGGTCGCCACCGGCCATCACGCGGGCGATCAGGCGGAGACGGTGCTGATGCGGCTGTTGCGGGGCGCTTCGGGACGCGGCCTTTCAGGCATTCCCTATCGGCGCGAACAGAATGGCGTGCGGATTGTACGGCCGTTGCTGGATTGCCAACGCGACGCGATACTCGAATACCTCGAACATCATGGACTTGAATTCAGAATGGACGTATCGAACACCGACGAGCGCTATTTCCGCAACCGCGTCCGATGCCGTCTTCTGCCGGAATTGGCACGGGATTACAACCACAACCTGGTCGAGGCGTTGTCGCGCACGGCCGCCTTGCTCCAGGACGACGATCGGCTGCTGGGCCGCATGGCCGCGGAAGAAGCCGAGGCGTGCGGCATCCTGGACAACCGGCTGGATCGAAATCGTTTTTCGGCCATGGACCGCGCGCTGCAAGGCCGCGTGCTGTTGCTGCTGGCGTGGCGCAACGGCGCGGATTGTGACTACGGGCATATCCGCGAAGGGATCGAGTTCGTGTGTAATGGCCCGACGGGCCGGCAGTGCGATCTGGGATCGGGATTCCGATTGCGGAACGGACGGCGGTTCGCCTATGTCGAATCGAACGCCTGCGCCCTTGCCGAAACGGAAATTGCCTGTCCCGGCACGACTTGCGTGGGCGGACGCGCCTTCCTCGTGTCGCCCGCGAGGGCCGTCGAACCGCGCGACTGGCGGGCGTATTGCACGCCGGCCCGGCAGGTGTTCGACGCGGACGCGTTGCACGGACCGTTGGCGGCGCGGCCGTGGCGGGCAGGCGACCGCTTCACTCCCTTCGGCATGACGGGAACCAAAAAACTCCAGGACTATTTCGTGGACGCCGGCGTGTCCGTTCCCGAACGCAACGCCCAATGGCTTTTGCTCGCGGGCGGCCGCATCGCATGGATTGTGGGACGGGCCATTGACGCCCATGTGGCCGTCACGGCGCATACGCGGCGGATTGTCGAAGTGGAGGTGTTCGATGAACGTGACGCCCTTGATTAGCCCCGAAACGATCGCGCAGCGCGTCGAGGCCCTTGCGGATGCGCTGTCGCGTCGTTATGCGGGCCGCGAAATCGTGCTGCTTGTCGTGCTCAAGGGCGGCATTGTGTTCGCCGCGGACCTGATGCGCCGGATGACGATTCCCGTGCTGGTGGATTTCATCCGTGCGCGAAGTTACGAGGGGACGGCGTCGAACGGGCCGGTTGCGCTGGGCTATCTGCCCGAAACGCCGCTTGCCGGACGGGATGTCGTTGTCGTCGAGGACATCCTCGATACGGGGCGGACTTCCCAGGCGATCCTCGAATGGGTGCGGGGCCAGGGCGCGGCCAGCGCCGCCGTATGCGTGCTGCTCGACAAGCCGTCGCGCCGCCGCGTGGACATTGAAGCCGATTTCGCCGGCATGGTCATCGGCGACCATTTTGTCGTTGGCTACGGCCTGGACTACGAACAACAGGGGCGGCAGCATCCCGGCATCGGCATTCTGAATGCTGCGGATTGATCCCCGAAAGCCGGCGGGTGTTTTTTCTTGAGGGCCATGGCGGTCAAAAATAATCCCGACGCGAAGCCGCAATGCCGCAAACCTGAAATCGGCCGTTGTCGTGGAAAAATTTTTCGTTGACGCGGCCGAATTCAGGCGGGCTTGTAAATGACGGGACAAAAGCGTCATGCTACCGCTTTCGTGAAAAACGATGGAGGAAACCATGGATCTTGCAGCGATCATCCGCAATGTCCCGGATTTTCCAAAACCGGGGATTCAATTCAAGGATATTACGACGCTTGTGGGCAATGGCGCGGCGTTTCGGGAAATCATCGAAGGTTGGAAGGCGCGATATGCCGACCAGCGCATCACGGCCATCGTGGGCGCGGACGCGCGCGGGTTCATCTTCGGGGCGGCGCTCGCCTATGCATTGGGCATCGGGTTCGTGCCGGTGCGCAAGAAGGGCAAGTTGCCCGCGGCGACCCTCGCCGAGGACTTCGACCTCGAATACGGCAAGGACACGATTGAAATCCATCTCGACGCGCTGAAACCGGGCGACCGGGTCGTGCTGGTGGACGACCTGCTGGCGACGGGCGGGACGATGGCGGCCATGGCCGGCCTGGTGAAAAAACTCGGCGCGGAAATCGTCGAGGTGGCGTTTGTGGTGGAATTGCCGGATCTCAAAGGGCGCGAAAAACTCGCGGGGCTTCCGGTGCATGTGCTGGTGCAGTTTGAAGGAGAGTGAAGCGCGTGAAACGAAATTATCTTCCAGGAACGCAAATCGAAATCATCAACGAAGTGGAACGGGGCCGTCTGAAACACGCCCTGTTCGATTTCGACGGCACCATCAGCCTGCTGCGCGAGGGCTGGCAAAACATCATGGCGCCCGTCATGATCGAAATGATCTGCGGCAAGACCACGCCCACGCAGGACATCATTGACGAAGTGCATCGGGTTATTGACGAAACCACGGGCATCCAGACCATTTTTCAGATGCAGAAACTGGTCGAGATGGTCCGCGCGCATGGTCTGGTGCCCGAAGAGGAGATCCTCGATCCCTACGGCTACAAGGATATCTACAACGAACGCCTGATGGTCCCGGTCAATGAGCGCATCGCCCAACTGGAATCGGGCGCAATGACCGTCGAACAGGCGACCCTGCGCGGCGCGCTCGATTTTGTGCGGATGCTGCGCGACAAGGGCGTCAGGTTGTACGTGTTCAGCGGCACCGACCGCGAGGACGTCCGGAACGAGGCCGCCAAGGTCGGCGCCGCGCCCTATTTCGATGAAATCTGGGGGGCGGTGCGATCGATTGAGGAATATTCGAAGGAAAAGGTGCTCAAGGAAATTATCGCGGCGCATCAACTGCATGGCACGGAAGTCATGACGGTCGGCGACGGTCCCGTGGAAATTCGCAATGGCAAGGAAAACGGCTGCATCGCCATCGGCGTCGCCTCGAACGAGGTGGCGGGCCACGGTTGGGACGAACACAAGCGCGAACGTCTGATACGCGCCGGCGCGGATATTCTGATCCCGGACTTTGCCGAAGGCTCTGCGCTTCTGAACTATTTGTTTCCAACGTCATAGGAATCGGTATGCGCGGGTTGGCGATAGCGGCAAGTGTTCTGGTGGTTGCCGCGACGCTGTTTCTCGGCGCGCATCGAATCCGGCGCGATCCCGCGATCCCGTTCTTGTACGACCGGCACGGCGCACAATGGATTCGCATCGAAGAACCCGTGTCGCTGCAAGCGCGCTGGAACGACCTGCGCGTTCACGGCTTTCGCACCACGTTTTCAGTTGCGGAGAAACCGGACCGGGCGGTATTGAACCTGCAAGGCATGCGCGCGGCCAGCGTGTTTCTCGACGGGGAATGCGTTCTTGACGCTCCCGGCGGATTGGAACGCTGGAAAGAAGTCCGCACGGTGGACTTGGCGCCCAGGCTTGTGCCCGGTACGCATGCGGTGCGCGTCATGGTGCTGAACCGCAACGGTCCGGCGTGCCTCATCGCGTGGTGTCCCGAACTGAATCTTTACACCGGCGCGTCGTGGGAGGCGAGCGACGACGGCAAGACATGGACGCCCGCCGTGCCCGTTTGTCGGCCCCATCGGTATGAACCCGCGCAAAACGTCAAGGCCGTTCCCGAAGTGTTCCTGCGGCGGTTGCCGATCTATGCAATGATCTTCTGCCTGGCGTTCGGATGCAGCCTCATCGTCGGCCGCGCGCCGGGCATTCGCGGATATCTGACCCCCGGAAACGTCCGTTGGTGCGTGCTCGGCGGATTCTTGGTGCTGGGCGCCAACAACCTGTGGAAACTGCCCTTGGATCTGGGTTTCGATCAGGACGGCCACTTCAAATACATCGAATATGTGGCGCGGACATGGCGCGTTCCGCTCGCGACCGAGGGCTGGCAGATGTTCCAGTCGCCGCTTTACTATCTGATAAGCGCGCCCCTGTTTCGATTGCTGGAGAGCGCGTTTCCCCTCGACACCGCGGTCCGCCTGCTTCGTATCATCCCTCTTCTCTGCGGCGCCGCCCAAATCGAATTGTGTTATCGCACAGCCCGGCGCATCTTTCCCGAACGCGGCGACTTGCAGATATTCGCGACCATTCTTGGCGGCTGGATGCCGATGAACATCTACATGTCGCAATATATCTCGAACGAGCCGCTCGCGGGGCTGCTCATCGGCTGCGTGATGTATATGACCCTTCCGCTGTTCCGGGATCCGGCGGCGTTTCGCGTTCGACAGTGCATTCCGCTCGGATTCATGATCGGATTGGCGCTATTGGCCAAAGTCACCGCGCTGCTGGTCGTATTTCCTCCGGTTCTGGGAATTGCCCGTGCCGTCTTTTCCCATGATGGGCCGGTGCGCCGCCGGGCTGAGCAAACATGCGCCGCGCTGGCGTTGCTGGCGGGTGTCGCGGGGCTGGCCGCGGGATGGTACTACGCCCGCAACTGGATTGAACTGGGACGTCCCTTTATCGGCGGCTGGGACGCCTCCCGCGGCATCGAATGGTGGCAGGATCCCGGTTACCGCACCCCGGCCCAATTGCTGGCGTTCGGCGACGCGCTCATACGGCCTGTGTTTTCGGGCATCTACAGTTTCTGGGACGGCCTCTATTCCACCGTGTGGATGGACGGCCTGCTCAGCGGCATGGCCGATCTCACCGCGACGCCCCGATGGAATTATGGGTTCGTCTTTCCCGGCATGTGGTTCGCCCTGTTGCCCTCGCTTGCGATTCTGGCCGGCGCGGCGGGCGCGCTGATCCGTCCCGGCAAATCGGCCTCGACGGGGCTTCTCCCCGCGGCGTTATGCGTCGGCCTTTTCTTGGCCGCCCTGTTGTTCCATTTTCTCACCAACCCGTTTTACTGCGCGGTCAAGGCGTTTTATGCCCTTGGCGCCTTGTCGAGCCTGGCGGTGCTCGGCGCGGCGGGATTGGGCCG from Candidatus Hydrogenedentota bacterium carries:
- a CDS encoding tetratricopeptide repeat protein, encoding MSQDSSPDTARAGKSRREWLALAAILLLGLLLRVWYLDVILDAPDFAAPQQDPDVQDYYARALISGDWSVREGCNDPHMRTTPYFRPPGHGYLLAAIYWLANGNYLAPRLFNLALGLASIWLVYRLGKRVYGAKEGLIAAFFMATYWGFIYWEGELNDPVVFVFLVPCLFLALRAWGDRMTVRWAVVIGLIFGIYALMRPNILAFGPFAAAWMAWIAWRRGSIARIPASWAALLGVTLLTIAPVTVRNYVASGEFVPIATYFGENFLIGNGEDSDGVTPWTPYLQRLEGTGSWSVWDYDNVVKGLGKEVGKPDLTHSEASKIFTRQTLAYIGEHKWRTFKLALAKCVLFWSPKEITCNKVVEAEKAFYAPLKYLPGFPLAAALFFFGLALLLWHEWRQPVSREASGAGVTRTEMSVLILVFIAVYFATFIPFFVNGRARIPLIPLFFLVGAFGLRRMGDWAREGHWPRTVGAGAALAVLYGLASVSYIPYEPDRARWHYQRADSLFRIGKIDEAIAEARKLLDMEQTAAYMHQRLGNLFNAAGRTVEASAHYDAALKRDPEFQDLYYLQAQALQDQGKTDEAEQYYRRALELNPYDARAHNELGELLARKGLTEEAEKHFEEALRVAPDYGEVLERLDTMLSRQGRGEEAIARNRKRLEANPNLKYVRYELGRLLSERGQYEAALEEFNRALQIDPMFQDPHYQIAHMLAEQGKTEEAMARFEEALRLNPDDARSHNELGALLVEQGKLAEAEAHYNEALRVTPDFGHVLDRLGRLLTAQGRYDEALARYENALRVNPNNQDVHYLLGRELVLQGRKDEAAPHFEEAIRLNPDDARAHNELGEILAERGKIDEAMKHYEEALRVDPQFSYVLNKMGRILASQGKFDEAVKRYRDALAINPDNQDVHYLLARELGAQGKTDEAVAELNEALRLNPDDARAHNDIGLVLMQIGKPEEAIRHFQEALRIAPDFTLALNNWGNALAGLGRIDEAEERYRKALEVRPSDEYAYYNLAGLAERRQQYDTAIELYHKAMKNSPSNSNIPNDLGLLYANLGKSEEAIKWYQYALTVDPRNPTVYNNIGYEAYKQGHYDEAIKQYEKALAIMPDYVLVLNNLGTALADQGKRDEAIARYEEALRVRPNDGNIHNSLGYQYACKGDAENALKHYQEAVRLIPRFPLAYNNIGNLLAGQDKLDEAIANYRKAIEIHPREPYGHWNIANALMKKGQMEEAIAEYALALEYAPENADFANDLGNALVRVGRIDEGVRYYVRATELDPKHVSAHCNLGAIYAAAGRNEQAATHYRHALAANPQAEAARKGLEKLGFPAQ
- the tilS gene encoding tRNA lysidine(34) synthetase TilS, whose product is MGSLLDRAEKTIRHHDLLAPDDRVLVALSGGPDSVCLLHVLRALGYPTGAAHLDHLTRHGASTQDAAWVREWTARLGVECHVRERNVTEEARAMGVSFEEHARATRYAFLVEIARSCGYTAVATGHHAGDQAETVLMRLLRGASGRGLSGIPYRREQNGVRIVRPLLDCQRDAILEYLEHHGLEFRMDVSNTDERYFRNRVRCRLLPELARDYNHNLVEALSRTAALLQDDDRLLGRMAAEEAEACGILDNRLDRNRFSAMDRALQGRVLLLLAWRNGADCDYGHIREGIEFVCNGPTGRQCDLGSGFRLRNGRRFAYVESNACALAETEIACPGTTCVGGRAFLVSPARAVEPRDWRAYCTPARQVFDADALHGPLAARPWRAGDRFTPFGMTGTKKLQDYFVDAGVSVPERNAQWLLLAGGRIAWIVGRAIDAHVAVTAHTRRIVEVEVFDERDALD
- the hpt gene encoding hypoxanthine phosphoribosyltransferase, giving the protein MNVTPLISPETIAQRVEALADALSRRYAGREIVLLVVLKGGIVFAADLMRRMTIPVLVDFIRARSYEGTASNGPVALGYLPETPLAGRDVVVVEDILDTGRTSQAILEWVRGQGAASAAVCVLLDKPSRRRVDIEADFAGMVIGDHFVVGYGLDYEQQGRQHPGIGILNAAD
- a CDS encoding adenine phosphoribosyltransferase, whose amino-acid sequence is MDLAAIIRNVPDFPKPGIQFKDITTLVGNGAAFREIIEGWKARYADQRITAIVGADARGFIFGAALAYALGIGFVPVRKKGKLPAATLAEDFDLEYGKDTIEIHLDALKPGDRVVLVDDLLATGGTMAAMAGLVKKLGAEIVEVAFVVELPDLKGREKLAGLPVHVLVQFEGE
- a CDS encoding HAD hydrolase-like protein codes for the protein MKRNYLPGTQIEIINEVERGRLKHALFDFDGTISLLREGWQNIMAPVMIEMICGKTTPTQDIIDEVHRVIDETTGIQTIFQMQKLVEMVRAHGLVPEEEILDPYGYKDIYNERLMVPVNERIAQLESGAMTVEQATLRGALDFVRMLRDKGVRLYVFSGTDREDVRNEAAKVGAAPYFDEIWGAVRSIEEYSKEKVLKEIIAAHQLHGTEVMTVGDGPVEIRNGKENGCIAIGVASNEVAGHGWDEHKRERLIRAGADILIPDFAEGSALLNYLFPTS